The Brassica napus cultivar Da-Ae chromosome C1, Da-Ae, whole genome shotgun sequence DNA segment aaaaaggattaCTTTGTTTAAGCATCAAAACCTAGCTACGTGAGGCAGATCTAATTAGAACTTAGAATCTGATTCTCCCATTACCCATCACACACACGATAACACAATTGAGCTTAACCAATTGGTTAGCCTAGGAATAAGCATGTAAgatttaatttgaaatataaagttaagttctttttttttatcaaataaagtTCAAAATTCTTGGATATGTAAAACATCACATGTCTTAGTTTTGTTGTAGATAGTCCTTTCATAACTGTTTCGCAAAATCTGaaaagatgtttaaaataataaagaaaaatggAACCCATGACTATACTGGCCCAATCTGTTGATGTGGATTTGATTACCTgatgtattttaataaaatttaaatctaagTACAATCTACTGCTATTCCAaagataatattaaattatattttaaaatttagtattaGTCGATGAATGATTTAAATCCAGtttttaaaatctagtgttattcaatttttaatgattttaatatctttttgtattttcaacTTATTGCAAATCATCTCTTATGGATTCTCATAAATAAATGAGTGAATTCAAAATTCAAGGCATACTACAAAGATTTTAGAATTCTTGTACTTAAACAatcttaaaactttaaaatttggtGGACTGCAAATCTCTAGTCGAATTACACCACCTTATATCGGTTTCTTATTTTCGGCGGCGTTAGCAACATTTTCTTAAAAGTTATTTACCTTATTAAAAATCCTCTACAGTATTATTGTGGCcataataattttttcttcTAGAAAATATTAACTAATTGATAGATTCACAGTTTCTTTTTGGATTGCTAACTTCAATTTTTATTGAATACCGATGCGTGGAAATAGTACGTATAGTACACAAGTTGGACTTCAACATAGTTGGTCTATTTGTCTTATGTTGACATAGTTGGATCTTTCAGTATCAAAGAAATGAACGTCTAAAGTTACGAAAGAACTTGGCAATTGTACGTACTTCAAATTCAGTTAACAAGCTTTTGTTATCAAACGAAATATCTTTTGAGTTGGTTGAGGTACATACTTAGTTGAAAGAGACATACAATCCGTCATAgaacaaatcattttttgataCAAAACATTTAGAAAGTACGAAGAAGATTTTTAAGCTTTGGTTACAGTTTACAGAGTTCAAAAGCAACTTGCAATTTTTAATGTAAAGAGATATAACTTCAATAATGTTGGATATGCAGATGTGAAAATCTGTGCATTTCTCTATATGTCTATGGATAGAAAGAGACCATTCATACATAAACTACCATTTATACATAAACTGTGATTCTTTAATGAGAGGCCTATTATCATACCAATATACCGACACTGAAAATGATAAAGAACACATTTCACATTAGGATTTATGATTGTGACTCATCAACGTCCTCCTCGTCATTGCACATAAAGACAAAGATGCAAATCCAACATTACAATCACATTCAATGGCTAAATATCACAGCCATGGGCGGATCTACGTTATGCCCCCAGTAAAATctctaattaaatttaaatacgCTAGGAGAAAAATGTTTTCTGCTGCCTTATTGGTTAAAACGTTTTTTCTCCCCCTACTAGACCAACGTTCAAACCCATCTGCAACCTTAAATACATGTGCTATTTTTATCTTTCCTTTACTTTTCtggtttctttttcttgactACGTGTTTCAGTATTTTTCTCATGTTCTTTTTTCCTTGTTCCTATGTTGGTTTCATTctaaaacttttgtttttatatattttgagttcaagtgtgttcaaaaaaacaaaaaatatatatgtatatatacatttttttttaattcaagtACTTTTTTCATATCATTTTGTTAGTATATTCACTCTTTTTCTTCacttattttttagttatattatttcacaaatttatttttcttctaaatgttattcttattgaaaaatattagaacacatttaaggaatattattgaataattaattaattatgttcCCACTCAATATATTTTCTAGATCCACCACTGATCACAGCAACGCCTAGGGGTGGATCTACAGTATTACATACGGGGGCACGTGCCCCCAACTACTTTTTATAACTAATTAGTTATTTAGACACAATTATTTTGGTAGAACATTGGTAAAGGTGTCCCGGTTAAATTAACCCCTatagttaatattattttagttcATACTTTTTCTTCTACTGTTAATATTACTAGGAATTtatccgcgcttcgcgcggaaatattattaatttgttaatttaaaattgagCTTTTTTGTAAGTTGTGTGTCAAACATTTTGgttacttttaaattatttgatcttAATTGTTTAGATGCGGTTATTGAGCGTGAATGCGTGATGAACATAACCATTATAATGATTGCATTCATCTAATACTTATTTTAAAGcataatttcattttgtttttcttgttttgtcttATTATGTATTACATTTGATatcatgtatttatttttgtgttactatttttctttaaaaaatcagtGGTCAAATACATGAATTGTTTGATTACGATGTAATTAGCTAATGTTTAAAAgagaatttatgttttttattttttatttctttttattttgtttttcaaactgGTTTTTAAAACCTCTTGATAAAATCTTTTTATGTGGTTGTTCATTTCGTCAAATCTTCTAAGCTTGATGACTAAGAAATTCAGAAATTTAAAGATTGACTTATTTTTATTCTTGGTTGACATTATTTGATGAAACATGAGTAATATCGTGAATAgagtataatattttatattatcacaaATCTTCAAtatgtttgttttaattttctgttttgtgagttatattactatattttcaatttatatttacggaaatatagatatttaaattttgatttagtttGAAATGCACTACTATTAAAAATAGCTATGAAatatagaatattattttaatagatttgattcaaatataagaatatgaaaaaattatatgattctataaatattaaaaatgtgcTGATACTGGGTCCTATCATTCCTCGGTTGCTGGCGTggcacaaaagaaaaaaaatcttatttttgtttacatttgctgcatataattttgttattggtttatttaTTCTTTTCTGAAATGCTGATggtgaaaattttgaattatttgatTAAGTTGTAAATAGTTCAtggttaaataaaaatatgtgtattcttatgttgttatatttttttcaaactgACTTTTAAGATTATATATAATTCGTTACTGTGGTTGTTCTTCATTTCttgtaaatattttgatttgagTCTGATTACCAAAAAATGGGAATTTGTGCACACtcactcttttttttaagtgtttcaaaaaaaaggtaaatctttttttatttctctggtaacaaaaaaattacatttttttagcaaaaacagaggaataaaacaaaaagttataCTATCAGAGTATTAGTGAGcaaattaaatgtaaatataatgATCAATTGTGAGGAACAATGATTATCATTCGGTTTAGAATCGGCCACCAACTCTACAAATGAAATATGAACATGTTACACACActtatacacacatatatatatatacttgattTATGTAGAAGACCCATTACGTAGGTGTTTGTAACCAACCTTAGGCTACAATAAAAGATCAAGCACAATATTCTATGCATTAAGTATGCATACTGGAGGCCACATTTTTCTCCATTTGCCTGTCCAATTCGAAATGGATTAGTTTTTTTTCGTCAGCATGAATTGAATTTGAAGTGCCTTTATATCGTTTCTAGTAGCTGAAACCTCAAATGAACTATTTCCTTCGTGAAATTTTCAAGTTTACAATAGCAAAATTACACACACTTCTCCCTCCTTCCTTTGCAACAGACCTGCTTCCGTTCTGGTTTGCATTCAAAGACAGACGCCGGTTTGGTGTTCCATTGGCTCCTCCGTTGCTAGCTCGTGCCCCCACCGGTTTCTTTGCACTCACCGGTCTCGCAGGGCTTGGCCTGGTGCTGAAGGCAGTGTCTTGCTCCACGTGTGGCTGTTCTTGAACCTTCTTTTGTTCCTGTTTGTTAAGACAAAACATGGGTTTATTGCATGTCATGTTCACTTTATATAGAGTAGAAGTGATGAACTTTACCCTCAGCCTCCGTTTCTCATCTTCTCGTTCTTGACTAAGCAGTAAGCATACCGTACTCATCTAACATAGCTAGCAAAGGAACCATCGTATGCAAAAGACATGTTGTGTTCCTCTTCCCAAGCTCTGGTCTTAGCAACCAATGTGTCCACCGTGGCTTTTCCACAAACACAAAAGATCCGTTAGGACAAAAAAGAATCTTCAAGTGTAATATTTAACTTCTTCTACGCTTACCAGTAATCTTGCTAACCAGAACACGTGCTTTCTCAGCTCTCTTGAGATTCAAATGAGCTCCTCTACTTGCACTGTACCTGTTCTGATCCTGTTTCACTAAGTAATGAACATTACGGCCAGAGAAAATAGAATTATGATTCTAAGCTCAATTaatctgacaaaaaaaaaaatttactattcCTCACAAGGTCTAAGAGGAGAATAAATATGCAACAAAAATAGGAGCCTCATCCCCACATCGTTAAACCAAACCTAGCAACATTACCTCAACCCTTACCAGGAAGCTAGGCTGCAAGAAAAGTGCTCCCAAAATCAACCCCTGGTGTggaaaaaataagagaaaaccAAATCAGAATTGATGAAGCATAAAATCAGTGGAAGCCATCGCAAGAGCAATGGCAAACAATGGCTTATGCGATCAACATGGCAGTTTAATTGAAACTGGCACTATTTTGGTTAATTGAATAACAAACAAAAGCAAGATAGTGGGACATAGTGAACTTGCCGTTTGGTTTCTT contains these protein-coding regions:
- the LOC106374863 gene encoding 65-kDa microtubule-associated protein 1-like, encoding MSTVCLLLSQEREDEKRRLREQKKVQEQPHVEQDTAFSTRPSPARPVSAKKPVGARASNGGANGTPNRRLSLNANQNGSRSVAKEGGRSVCNFAIVNLKISRRK